Proteins from a single region of Megalopta genalis isolate 19385.01 chromosome 3, iyMegGena1_principal, whole genome shotgun sequence:
- the LOC117229680 gene encoding histone lysine demethylase PHF8 isoform X4 translates to MVVPPPNFSVYDVESYIGGDREMDVIDVTRQSNIRMKLRDFVEYYNSPCRTRVLNVISLEFTNTGLSPMVEAPYIARKLDWVNSVWPRDWSEDSDIKRPEVQKYCLMGVKDSFTDFHVDFGGTSVWYHVLRGEKVFYLIRPTPANLQLYQHWMCSSTQSETFFGDQADACYRCVLKQGQTMMIPTGWIHAVLTPVDSLVFGGNFVHSLNIPMQIQIYELEKKMKTPTKFQYPGFETINWFAAKKLLKELKELNNEGKKCPPYLLQGVKALLSILKQWNTDKDYNMISRGQIPENINSQKLLKDFSKEIRHAERYLISLNPPKPERESKRKKKKPLNKDFVDYDVADRMVDNPFKTTLKETNKVETTIREPLPSGRPPLKLTLPKPIMYPYVKTQGPSLEEKPSGPPNSKRSSKPGKQSPTVIRFKLGNNEVVRSTHDSINVYKNLSSDHPLDTTKDLTWKQTSIYDFHDGSNESDYGRLTVDESPKRKKTPRTNAQKRVKRDYDGDVDILSDVPKNGIEELLKASAYTLGNGTQRLDVTSTVIPQYNQPMPPPTGSGRASPSTREAIAGMLSFSEQCYSTTSDSTSKSTKTAKTKPQEDDDDDDDQSIENIDKVHQDDDFIYPALDASDDEDYIFKSKSKSQIDEAWNPKARVGPLLPKTNRPAREGVKKTSVEKGLEAAAAKRAKQSDDYLDNNMEKGSKKKLCTAKRTYNKKKPKSLPVSTAGGTSTSSSEDCEKRNIGFGSILTSPNRLKDVKAKLAAPVPVERKPKKGMKTAKQRLGKILKLHKMMH, encoded by the exons CCCCCTCCAAACTTCAGCGTTTATGACGTGGAAAGTTACATAG GTGGAGACCGAGAGATGGACGTGATCGATGTGACAAGACAAAGCAATATAAGAATGAAATTAAGAGACTTTGTCGAGTATTACAATTCCCCTTGCAGGACAAGGGTTCTTAATGTGATTAGTCTTGAATTTACAAACACTGG TCTTTCACCAATGGTCGAAGCACCATACATCGCGCGTAAACTCGACTGGGTCAATTCTGTTTGGCCGCGCGATTGGTCCGAGGATAGTGACATAAAACGTCCTgaagtacaaaaatattgccTAATGGGGGTCAAAGACAGTTTCACAGATTTCCATGTTGATTTTGGCGGCACGTCCGTGTGGTACCATGTGCTGCGTGGGGAGAAAGTGTTTTACCTGATTAGGCCGACTCCCGCGAATTTACAGTTGTATCAGCACTGGATGTGCAGTTCGACCCAGAGTGAAACCTTTTTCGGAGACCAAGCAGACGCGTGTTACAGATGTGTTTTAAAACAAGGCCAAACTATGATGATTCCAACAGGATGGATACACGCTGTTCTGACTCCGGTTGATTCGTTGGTTTTTGGTGGAAACTTTGTACATAGTCTCAACATTCCGATGCAGATACA AATATACGAATTAGAGAAGAAAATGAAAACACCCACGAAATTTCAATATCCAGGTTTTGAGACAATCAATTGGTTTGCAGCAAAGAAATTGTTAAAGGAATTGAAAGAATTGAACAACGAGGGAAAGAAGTGCCCGCCGTATCTTTTACAGGGCGTTAAAGCGTTGCTTAGTATTCTCAAACAATGGAACACGGATAAAGAC TACAATATGATTAGCAGGGGACAGATACCGGAGAATATAAACAGCCAGAAGTTACTGAAAGATTTTAGCAAGGAGATTCGTCACGCGGAACGATATTTGATATCGTTGAATCCTCCGAAACCGGAGCGGGAGagtaaacgaaaaaaaaagaaaccgtTGAACAAAGATTTCGTCGACTACGACGTAGCCGACAGAATGGTCGATAACCCATTCAAAACGACTCTGAAAGAAACGAACAAAGTTGAAACCACGATTCGTGAACCACTGCCGTCCGGGCGACCGCCTTTAAAATTAACTTTACCCAAACCCATCATGTACCCGTACGTGAAGACTCAGGGCCCATCATTGGAAGAGAAACCCAGCGGACCTCCGAATAGTAAACGGTCCTCGAAGCCAGGAAAACAGAGCCCGACTGTAATTAGATTTAAATTAGGCAACAACGAGGTTGTGAGAAGTACACACGACTCCATCAatgtatataaaaatttatcttcGGATCACCCGCTAGACACAACGAAAGATCTGACATGGAAACAGACTTCTATATACGATTTCCACGATGGTAGCAACGAGAGCGATTACGGTCGATTGACAGTGGATGAATCTCCAAAACGAAAAAAAACGCCGAGAACGAATGCACAGAAACGCGTGAAACGCGATTACGACGGCGACGTAGATATCTTGAGCGATGTACCAAAAAATGGAATCGAAGAACTGTTAAAAGCCTCAGCCTACACTTTAGGAAACGGTACTCAAAGATTGGACGTAAC GTCTACGGTGATACCACAGTACAATCAACCAATGCCACCTCCTACAGG TTCTGGCAGGGCTTCACCGTCGACGCGAGAAGCAATCGCTGGGATGCTCTCGTTCAGCGAGCAGTGCTATTCTACCACGTCCGACAGCACATCCAAATCCACGAAAACCGCTAAAACGAAACCGCAAGAGGATGACGATGATGACGACGATCAGTCGATAGAAAATATCGATAAAGTTCATCAAGATGACGATTTCA TTTACCCGGCACTGGACGCTTCGGACGACGaggattatatatttaaatcgaAGTCTAAGAGTCAAATAGACGAAGCGTGGAATCCAAAAGCGAGGGTGGGACCTTTGTTGCCCAAAACAAATCGTCCAGCTCGGGAAGGTGTAAAGAAAACGTCTGTTGAGAAGGGTTTAGAGGCGGCCGCGGCGAAACGAGCCAAACAATCG GATGATTATCTGGATAACAACATGGAGAAGGGCTCCAAGAAAAAATTG TGTACAGCTAAGAGGACATACAATAAAAAGAAGCCGAAGTCCTTGCCTGTCAGCACGGCGGGTGGAACGTCGACTTCATCTTCGGAAGACTGTGAAAAGAGGAATATAGGATTTGGCTCAATACTAACAAGTCCTAACAGACTAAAGGATGTTAAAGCGAAATTGGCTGCCCCGGTTCCAGTTG AACGGAAACCAAAGAAAGGGATGAAAACAGCGAAACAACGGTTGGGAAAGATTTTAAAGTTACACAAAATGATGCACTAA